The proteins below come from a single Macaca fascicularis isolate 582-1 chromosome 9, T2T-MFA8v1.1 genomic window:
- the SFTPA2 gene encoding pulmonary surfactant-associated protein A2 isoform X6: MGPPGDMPCPPGNDGLPGAPGIPGQRGEKGKPGERGPPALSLQESILAVGGKVFSTNGQSATFDAIQEACARAGGHIAVPRNPEENEAIASFVKKYNTYAYVGLTEGPSPGDFRYSDETPVNYTNWYPGEPAGRGTEQCVEMYTDGRWNDRNCLYNRLTICEF, translated from the exons ATGGGTCCACCTGGAGATATGCCATGTCCTCCTGGGAATGATGGGCTGCCTGGAGCCCCTGGTATCCCTGGACAGCGTGGAGAAAAGGGGAAGCCTGGCGAGAGGGGCCCTCCAG CCCTCAGTCTACAGGAGTCCATACTGGCAGTAGGAGGGAAGGTCTTCTCCACCAATGGGCAGTCTGCCACTTTTGATGCCATTCAGGAGGCATGCGCCAGAGCAGGAGGCCACATTGCTGTCCCGAGGAATCCAGAGGAAAACGAAGCCATTGCAAGCTTCGTGAAGAAGTACAACACGTATGCCTATGTGGGCCTGACTGAGGGTCCAAGCCCTGGAGATTTCCGCTACTCAGATGAGACCCCTGTAAACTACACCAACTGGTACCCAGGGGAGCCCGCAGGTCGAGGaacagagcagtgtgtggagatGTACACAGACGGGCGGTGGAATGACAGGAACTGCCTGTACAACCGACTGACCATCTGTGAGTTCTGA
- the SFTPA2 gene encoding pulmonary surfactant-associated protein A2 isoform X2, producing the protein MWLCPLALTLTLMAASGAACEVKDVCVGSPGVPGTPGSHGLPGRDGRDGVKGDPGPPGPMGPPGDMPCPPGNDGLPGAPGIPGQRGEKGKPGERGPPALSLQESILAVGGKVFSTNGQSATFDAIQEACARAGGHIAVPRNPEENEAIASFVKKYNTYAYVGLTEGPSPGDFRYSDETPVNYTNWYPGEPAGRGTEQCVEMYTDGRWNDRNCLYNRLTICEF; encoded by the exons ATGTGGCTGTGccctctggccctcactctcacCTTGATGGCAGCCTCTGGCGCTGCGTGCGAAGTGAAGGACGTTTGTGTTGGAAGCCCTGGTGTCCCCGGCACTCCTGGATCCCATGGCCTGCCAGGCAGGGATGGGAGAGATGGTGTCAAAGGAGACCCTGGCCCTCCAG GCCCCATGGGTCCACCTGGAGATATGCCATGTCCTCCTGGGAATGATGGGCTGCCTGGAGCCCCTGGTATCCCTGGACAGCGTGGAGAAAAGGGGAAGCCTGGCGAGAGGGGCCCTCCAG CCCTCAGTCTACAGGAGTCCATACTGGCAGTAGGAGGGAAGGTCTTCTCCACCAATGGGCAGTCTGCCACTTTTGATGCCATTCAGGAGGCATGCGCCAGAGCAGGAGGCCACATTGCTGTCCCGAGGAATCCAGAGGAAAACGAAGCCATTGCAAGCTTCGTGAAGAAGTACAACACGTATGCCTATGTGGGCCTGACTGAGGGTCCAAGCCCTGGAGATTTCCGCTACTCAGATGAGACCCCTGTAAACTACACCAACTGGTACCCAGGGGAGCCCGCAGGTCGAGGaacagagcagtgtgtggagatGTACACAGACGGGCGGTGGAATGACAGGAACTGCCTGTACAACCGACTGACCATCTGTGAGTTCTGA
- the SFTPA2 gene encoding pulmonary surfactant-associated protein A2 isoform X4, with the protein MGPPGDMPCPPGNDGLPGAPGIPGQRGEKGKPGERGPPGLPAHLDEELQATLHDFRHQILQTRGALSLQESILAVGGKVFSTNGQSATFDAIQEACARAGGHIAVPRNPEENEAIASFVKKYNTYAYVGLTEGPSPGDFRYSDETPVNYTNWYPGEPAGRGTEQCVEMYTDGRWNDRNCLYNRLTICEF; encoded by the exons ATGGGTCCACCTGGAGATATGCCATGTCCTCCTGGGAATGATGGGCTGCCTGGAGCCCCTGGTATCCCTGGACAGCGTGGAGAAAAGGGGAAGCCTGGCGAGAGGGGCCCTCCAG GGCTTCCAGCTCATCTAGATGAGGAGCTCCAAGCCACACTCCACGACTTCAGACATCAAATCTTGCAGACAAGGGGAG CCCTCAGTCTACAGGAGTCCATACTGGCAGTAGGAGGGAAGGTCTTCTCCACCAATGGGCAGTCTGCCACTTTTGATGCCATTCAGGAGGCATGCGCCAGAGCAGGAGGCCACATTGCTGTCCCGAGGAATCCAGAGGAAAACGAAGCCATTGCAAGCTTCGTGAAGAAGTACAACACGTATGCCTATGTGGGCCTGACTGAGGGTCCAAGCCCTGGAGATTTCCGCTACTCAGATGAGACCCCTGTAAACTACACCAACTGGTACCCAGGGGAGCCCGCAGGTCGAGGaacagagcagtgtgtggagatGTACACAGACGGGCGGTGGAATGACAGGAACTGCCTGTACAACCGACTGACCATCTGTGAGTTCTGA
- the SFTPA2 gene encoding pulmonary surfactant-associated protein A2 isoform X3, producing MRDRWSESVRAAAGAGAMWLCPLALTLTLMAASGAACEVKDVCVGSPGVPGTPGSHGLPGRDGRDGVKGDPGPPGPMGPPGDMPCPPGNDGLPGAPGIPGQRGEKGKPGERGPPGLPAHLDEELQATLHDFRHQILQTRGALSLQESILAVGGKVFSTNGQSATFDAIQEACARAGGHIAVPRNPEENEAIASFVKKYNTYAYVGLTEGPSPGDFRYSDETPVNYTNWYPGEPAGRGTEQCVEMYTDGRWNDRNCLYNRLTICEF from the exons ATGAGGGACAGATggagtgagtcagtga GAGCAGCAGCTGGAGCCGGAGCCATGTGGCTGTGccctctggccctcactctcacCTTGATGGCAGCCTCTGGCGCTGCGTGCGAAGTGAAGGACGTTTGTGTTGGAAGCCCTGGTGTCCCCGGCACTCCTGGATCCCATGGCCTGCCAGGCAGGGATGGGAGAGATGGTGTCAAAGGAGACCCTGGCCCTCCAG GCCCCATGGGTCCACCTGGAGATATGCCATGTCCTCCTGGGAATGATGGGCTGCCTGGAGCCCCTGGTATCCCTGGACAGCGTGGAGAAAAGGGGAAGCCTGGCGAGAGGGGCCCTCCAG GGCTTCCAGCTCATCTAGATGAGGAGCTCCAAGCCACACTCCACGACTTCAGACATCAAATCTTGCAGACAAGGGGAG CCCTCAGTCTACAGGAGTCCATACTGGCAGTAGGAGGGAAGGTCTTCTCCACCAATGGGCAGTCTGCCACTTTTGATGCCATTCAGGAGGCATGCGCCAGAGCAGGAGGCCACATTGCTGTCCCGAGGAATCCAGAGGAAAACGAAGCCATTGCAAGCTTCGTGAAGAAGTACAACACGTATGCCTATGTGGGCCTGACTGAGGGTCCAAGCCCTGGAGATTTCCGCTACTCAGATGAGACCCCTGTAAACTACACCAACTGGTACCCAGGGGAGCCCGCAGGTCGAGGaacagagcagtgtgtggagatGTACACAGACGGGCGGTGGAATGACAGGAACTGCCTGTACAACCGACTGACCATCTGTGAGTTCTGA
- the SFTPA2 gene encoding pulmonary surfactant-associated protein A2 isoform X5 yields MWTRHPGRWCDQEPTGRWEFEAQSGLPAHLDEELQATLHDFRHQILQTRGALSLQESILAVGGKVFSTNGQSATFDAIQEACARAGGHIAVPRNPEENEAIASFVKKYNTYAYVGLTEGPSPGDFRYSDETPVNYTNWYPGEPAGRGTEQCVEMYTDGRWNDRNCLYNRLTICEF; encoded by the exons ATGTGGACCAGACATCCAGGCAGATGGTGTGATCAGGAGCCCACAGGCAGATGGGAATTTGAAGCTCAGAGCG GGCTTCCAGCTCATCTAGATGAGGAGCTCCAAGCCACACTCCACGACTTCAGACATCAAATCTTGCAGACAAGGGGAG CCCTCAGTCTACAGGAGTCCATACTGGCAGTAGGAGGGAAGGTCTTCTCCACCAATGGGCAGTCTGCCACTTTTGATGCCATTCAGGAGGCATGCGCCAGAGCAGGAGGCCACATTGCTGTCCCGAGGAATCCAGAGGAAAACGAAGCCATTGCAAGCTTCGTGAAGAAGTACAACACGTATGCCTATGTGGGCCTGACTGAGGGTCCAAGCCCTGGAGATTTCCGCTACTCAGATGAGACCCCTGTAAACTACACCAACTGGTACCCAGGGGAGCCCGCAGGTCGAGGaacagagcagtgtgtggagatGTACACAGACGGGCGGTGGAATGACAGGAACTGCCTGTACAACCGACTGACCATCTGTGAGTTCTGA
- the SFTPA2 gene encoding pulmonary surfactant-associated protein A2 isoform X1: MWLCPLALTLTLMAASGAACEVKDVCVGSPGVPGTPGSHGLPGRDGRDGVKGDPGPPGPMGPPGDMPCPPGNDGLPGAPGIPGQRGEKGKPGERGPPGLPAHLDEELQATLHDFRHQILQTRGALSLQESILAVGGKVFSTNGQSATFDAIQEACARAGGHIAVPRNPEENEAIASFVKKYNTYAYVGLTEGPSPGDFRYSDETPVNYTNWYPGEPAGRGTEQCVEMYTDGRWNDRNCLYNRLTICEF; this comes from the exons ATGTGGCTGTGccctctggccctcactctcacCTTGATGGCAGCCTCTGGCGCTGCGTGCGAAGTGAAGGACGTTTGTGTTGGAAGCCCTGGTGTCCCCGGCACTCCTGGATCCCATGGCCTGCCAGGCAGGGATGGGAGAGATGGTGTCAAAGGAGACCCTGGCCCTCCAG GCCCCATGGGTCCACCTGGAGATATGCCATGTCCTCCTGGGAATGATGGGCTGCCTGGAGCCCCTGGTATCCCTGGACAGCGTGGAGAAAAGGGGAAGCCTGGCGAGAGGGGCCCTCCAG GGCTTCCAGCTCATCTAGATGAGGAGCTCCAAGCCACACTCCACGACTTCAGACATCAAATCTTGCAGACAAGGGGAG CCCTCAGTCTACAGGAGTCCATACTGGCAGTAGGAGGGAAGGTCTTCTCCACCAATGGGCAGTCTGCCACTTTTGATGCCATTCAGGAGGCATGCGCCAGAGCAGGAGGCCACATTGCTGTCCCGAGGAATCCAGAGGAAAACGAAGCCATTGCAAGCTTCGTGAAGAAGTACAACACGTATGCCTATGTGGGCCTGACTGAGGGTCCAAGCCCTGGAGATTTCCGCTACTCAGATGAGACCCCTGTAAACTACACCAACTGGTACCCAGGGGAGCCCGCAGGTCGAGGaacagagcagtgtgtggagatGTACACAGACGGGCGGTGGAATGACAGGAACTGCCTGTACAACCGACTGACCATCTGTGAGTTCTGA